The following are from one region of the Mustela lutreola isolate mMusLut2 chromosome 9, mMusLut2.pri, whole genome shotgun sequence genome:
- the ACTL10 gene encoding actin-like protein 10, which translates to MGGVTRAHPIKHGLVVDWEALEGLWEHLLVGGLRVCPEQWPVLVSDSPSAPPVGRERIAELLFEALAVPACHMASTALLALCSTGAFSGLAVEAGAGVCHATPIYAGHSWHEATFRLDVAGSTLSRYLRDLLEAACPHLQLQSLPRKAITQLKKRCCYVSLDFEGDLHNQDRQHPVSVCLGNGSRVCLSSERFRCPEPIFQPSLLGQARPGLPALVFRALQKVPITLRKRLADTVVLAGGSTLFPGFTERLEMELEAQCRRHGYGALRPCLVAKPGRGTAVWTGGSMVASLHSFQCRWITRAMYQECGSRLVHEVFN; encoded by the coding sequence ATGGGTGGTGTGACGCGAGCGCACCCCATCAAGCACGGCTTGGTAGTGGACTGGGAGGCGCTGGAGGGACTGTGGGAGCACCTGCTGGTGGGCGGCCTGCGGGTGTGCCCAGAGCAGTGGCCCGTGCTAGTGAGTGATTCGCCGTCAGCGCCGCCCGTGGGCCGCGAGAGGATAGCCGAGCTGCTGTTCGAGGCCTTGGCAGTGCCCGCGTGCCACATGGCCAGCACAGCATTGCTGGCGCTCTGCTCCACCGGCGCCTTCAGCGGGCTGGCCGTGGAGGCAGGCGCGGGCGTGTGCCACGCCACACCCATCTATGCAGGACACTCATGGCACGAGGCCACGTTCCGGCTGGACGTGGCAGGCAGCACCCTGTCTCGCTACTTGCGGGACCTGCTGGAGGCAGCATGCCCCCACCTACAGCTGCAGTCCCTGCCCCGAAAGGCCATCACGCAGCTCAAGAAACGCTGCTGTTATGTGTCCCTGGACTTTGAGGGTGACCTTCATAACCAGGACCGCCAGCATCCGGTCAGTGTCTGCTTAGGCAATGGTTCCCGTGTCTGTCTCAGCAGCGAGCGCTTCCGCTGCCCAGAACCCATTTTCCAGCCAAGTCTActaggccaggccaggccaggactGCCTGCACTGGTCTTCCGGGCACTGCAGAAGGTTCCCATAACACTACGGAAGCGACTGGCTGATACCGTGGTGCTGGCCGGTGGCTCCACACTTTTCCCTGGCTTCACTGAGCGCCTGGAAATGGAGCTGGAGGCGCAGTGCCGAAGGCACGGCTATGGGGCCCTGAGGCCTTGCTTGGTGGCCAAGCCTGGGCGTGGCACAGCAGTATGGACAGGTGGCTCCATGGTAGCCTCCTTGCACTCCTTCCAATGTCGCTGGATAACCCGGGCCATGTACCAGGAGTGTGGCTCCAGACTGGTGCACGAAGTGTTCAACTGA
- the NECAB3 gene encoding N-terminal EF-hand calcium-binding protein 3 isoform X4, translating into MCQNWPLVALGPAIPPTRLAVPGATLTEGGGSNGEGAYSPENGRCFPEYERASKMDQFVTRFLLRETVSQLQALQSSLEGASDTLEAQARGPRSDEHSVEVQSRSHGSRRAGRRALRSIGRSPTWSPSSSSSDTGQSSEAEMQWRLQVNRLQELIDQLECKAPRLEPLHEEEPTQGPESHILVAQRQVQVAEEALQDFHRALCCYVDFTGAQSHCLHGGGSLGLAWPSLWPHSVSAQKMLDNASFTLYEFWQDEASWRRHQHSACSKAFQRILIDHLRAPDTLTTVFFPASWWIMNNN; encoded by the exons ATGTGTCAAAACTGGCCTTTGGTTGCCCTGGGACCTGCCATACCCCCGACCCGCCTAGCTGTGCCTGGGGCCACACTGACTGAAGGTGGTGGTTCCAACGGGGAAGGGGCCTATAGCCCAGAAAACGGCAGATGCTTCCCT GAGTATGAGCGGGCCTCCAAGATGGACCAGTTCGTGACCCGCTTCCTCCTGCGGGAGACAGTGAGCCAGCTGCAAGCCCTGCAGAGCTCGCTAGAAGGGGCATCAGACACCCTGGAGGCCCAGGCCCGGGGCCCACG GTCAGACGAACACAGCGTGGAGGTGCAGAGCAGGTCCCATGGCAGCCGGCGGGCAGGACGCAGGGCCCTGCGGAGTATTGGGCGCTCacccacctggtctcccagctcctcctcctcggACACAG GGCAGAGCTCAGAAGCCGAGATGCAGTGGCGGCTCCAAGTCAACCGTCTCCAGGAGCTCATAGACCAGCTCGAGTGTAAG GCCCCCAGGCTAGAACCTCTGCATGAAGAAGAGCCTACCCAGGGGCCTGAATCG CACATCCTCGTGGCCCAGAGGCAGGTGCAGGTGGCAGAGGAAGCCCTGCAGGATTTCCACCGTGCCCTGTGCTGCTATGTGGACTTCACAGGGGCCCAGAGCCATTGCCTGCA TGGTGGTGGTAGtctgggcctggcctggccaTCTCTTTGGCCCCACAGTGTGTCTGCCCAGAAGATGCTGGACAATGCTTCTTTCACCCTATATGAGTTCTGGCAGGATGAGGCCTCCTGGAGAAG GCACCAGCATTCTGCCTGTAGTAAGGCCTTCCAGCGCATCCTCATTGACCACCTTCGGGCTCCGGACACTCTCACCACTGTGTTCTTCCCAG CCTCCTGGTGGATTATGAATAATAACTGA
- the C9H20orf144 gene encoding uncharacterized protein C20orf144 homolog, with the protein MRSQCGLHGTEQGRGPPLSQKAGQKQHGLWPPVVTSPAMGNNSSHKRTKVPKQARKERPPDMDKAGRKQQLFSHLKQKKPSAKIVLLFPLDKRQQLAEVAAGPGARPRRPGEDATGAPEGSPAAAAAPMLRGAGDGVDRREGARGREMKKILVLLLLLDARLQEEGRCAAGAPGGGAGAGGGANAEQGWQRLYARLLTESEVDREAKPAEEQPRKRHRCPRPRP; encoded by the exons ATGAGGTCACAATGTGGTCTCCATGGAACAGAGCAGGGGCGGGGTCCCCCTCTCAGCCAGAAGGCAGGGCAGAAGCAGCATGGGCTGTGGCCCCCAGTGGTGACCAGCCCTGCCATGGGAAACAACAGTTCTCACAAGAGGACCAAAGTGCCCAAGCAGGCCCGTAAAGAGAGGCCGCCCGACATGGACAAGGCTGGGCGGAAACAGCAGCTCTTCAGCCACCTCAAGCAGAAGAAGCCAAGT gccaAGATTGTGCTGCTTTTCCCCTTGGACAAGCGGCAGCAGCTAGCCGAGGTGGCGGCGGGCCCGGGCGCGCGGCCTCGACGGCCAGGCGAGGATGCGACGGGCGCCCCGGAGGGCTcccccgcggcggcggcggctcccaTGCTGCGAGGAGCGGGCGACGGTGTTGATCGGCGCGAGGGCGCACgagggagagagatgaagaagatcttggtcctgctgctgctgctggacgCGCGGCTGCAGGAGGAGGGGCGCTGCGCGGCGGGCGcgcccgggggcggggccggagcAGGGGGCGGAGCCAACGCGGAACAGGGCTGGCAGCGGCTGTATGCGCGTCTACTGACCGAGAGCGAGGTGGACCGCGAGGCCAAGCCCGCCGAGGAGCAGCCGCGCAAGCGGCACCGCTGCCCTCGCCCGCGACCCTGA